Proteins encoded together in one uncultured Desulfosarcina sp. window:
- a CDS encoding GFA family protein, with product MKNEFGPDYADVDDLDFIPKYRARCHCGAVQYEVCGDPVDAKLCHCLNCQKLHGAPMQWAAIFHKHDVRMTAGIEHLRFFNSERQRHERLLPCKVSCGRCGTLIADEGRRMWLAFPSLFDVGPAANVPPAFRPTCHIFYSLRVIDMNDDLPKWSGHKNHPDRL from the coding sequence TCGATTTCATTCCCAAGTACAGGGCGCGGTGCCATTGCGGGGCGGTTCAATACGAGGTGTGTGGGGATCCGGTGGACGCCAAACTCTGCCACTGCCTGAACTGCCAGAAATTGCACGGCGCGCCGATGCAGTGGGCGGCCATCTTTCATAAGCACGACGTCAGAATGACCGCCGGGATCGAGCACCTGAGGTTCTTCAACAGCGAACGCCAAAGGCATGAACGGCTCCTGCCGTGCAAGGTCAGCTGCGGTCGCTGCGGGACGCTGATTGCCGACGAGGGCCGCAGAATGTGGCTCGCTTTTCCTTCCCTTTTCGACGTCGGCCCTGCCGCCAACGTCCCGCCTGCATTCAGGCCCACCTGCCACATTTTCTACAGCCTGCGGGTGATCGACATGAACGACGATTTGCCCAAGTGGTCCGGACACAAGAACCACCCGGACCGGTTGTAG
- a CDS encoding PAS domain S-box protein has product MKINRHNASTSEINGPPRISDNPVRILCYIAATIFIVEFSVMVLLGYLPPIPNYQEAFIDAVILMMLVFPTLYIFVVKPLTKHIWMRERLEKENTRLVADLKKAIAQLQLSEKKLKGYFDHATDSIFIIDPDTDRILDCNIVAFEKLGYSKEEMLQLTVGDLNKKVQLNERKMLFERQISGENICVETYHTRKDGTAFPVEVTSAMLVDEGKKVLQSIVRDISERRKREEEKERLIAELKNALDEIKTLRGILPICSFCKKIRNDKGYWEQVEVYISNNSSADISHSICPECLKKEYPEFSQDVLSKISK; this is encoded by the coding sequence ATGAAAATAAATAGGCATAATGCTTCAACATCCGAAATAAACGGTCCTCCGCGGATTTCCGACAACCCCGTCAGGATCTTATGTTATATTGCCGCTACGATTTTTATCGTAGAATTTTCTGTTATGGTTCTGCTGGGATATCTTCCTCCGATCCCCAATTATCAAGAGGCGTTCATCGATGCAGTGATATTGATGATGCTTGTCTTTCCGACGCTATATATTTTTGTTGTAAAACCGTTGACCAAACATATCTGGATGCGAGAACGCCTGGAAAAGGAAAATACTCGACTGGTTGCCGATCTTAAAAAAGCGATAGCGCAACTCCAGCTCTCCGAAAAAAAATTGAAGGGGTATTTCGATCACGCAACAGATTCCATATTTATTATCGATCCCGATACGGATCGCATTTTGGACTGCAATATTGTCGCTTTCGAAAAGCTTGGATACAGCAAAGAAGAAATGCTTCAATTGACAGTCGGCGATTTGAACAAAAAGGTACAACTGAACGAACGGAAAATGCTCTTCGAACGCCAGATATCAGGGGAGAACATTTGTGTCGAAACCTATCATACGAGAAAGGATGGTACCGCTTTTCCTGTTGAGGTAACTTCAGCAATGCTTGTCGACGAAGGGAAAAAGGTGCTGCAATCCATTGTGCGGGATATCAGTGAAAGACGGAAAAGAGAAGAAGAAAAAGAGCGTTTGATTGCAGAACTTAAAAATGCTCTCGATGAAATAAAGACATTGCGGGGCATCCTGCCGATATGCTCTTTCTGTAAAAAAATCAGGAACGATAAAGGATACTGGGAACAAGTCGAAGTTTATATCAGCAACAATTCATCAGCGGATATCAGCCATAGCATTTGCCCGGAATGTTTAAAAAAGGAGTATCCTGAATTCAGCCAGGATGTCCTCTCGAAAATTTCCAAGTAA
- a CDS encoding aspartate aminotransferase family protein, with amino-acid sequence METSMDCLFRYPGYELPLKDIIRSENCYLYDADGNRYVDLESGVWCTAIGHGHPRVLKVMNEQSGRIAHTGFTYTSRIVDEAAHAILALHGFESGQCAFLSSGSEAVEYGVRLAQAINSLPMMLTMADSYFGAYGAASARPAETWFSFDWMACANCDFDADCSDSCGRWAAIPFDQIGGFLFEPGSSSGLVRFPPEKLVRSIAAAIKAQNGLILVNEVTTGVGRTGKWFGYQHYGIQPDIVAMGKGIGNGYPVSVTAVSRQVAEKVAHSGFKYAQSHQNDPLGAAIALEVVRIIDEEGLVARGKEMGAILLDGLQTIQTRTKAIRSIRARGLMLAVDLEDNDNSDITRAVQQELVRKGYILARRPGLNTLRIDPSLTIEKQDIENFLAVLEKTLIQFQNLR; translated from the coding sequence ATGGAGACATCTATGGATTGCCTGTTCCGATACCCCGGTTACGAACTGCCCCTGAAAGATATTATCCGGTCAGAAAATTGCTACCTTTACGATGCCGACGGCAATCGTTACGTGGACTTGGAGTCGGGCGTCTGGTGTACGGCCATCGGACATGGCCATCCGCGGGTCCTGAAGGTGATGAACGAGCAGTCCGGCCGGATTGCCCATACCGGCTTTACCTATACCAGCCGGATTGTCGACGAAGCGGCCCATGCGATATTGGCCCTGCACGGATTTGAAAGCGGTCAATGCGCTTTCCTCTCTTCGGGCAGTGAAGCCGTCGAGTACGGCGTTCGTCTGGCACAAGCAATCAACAGCCTTCCGATGATGCTGACCATGGCGGATTCCTATTTCGGCGCTTACGGAGCGGCCAGCGCGAGGCCAGCGGAAACGTGGTTCAGTTTCGATTGGATGGCGTGCGCCAATTGCGATTTCGACGCTGATTGCAGTGATTCATGTGGACGCTGGGCTGCCATTCCCTTTGACCAAATCGGCGGATTTCTTTTCGAGCCGGGCAGCTCGTCGGGCCTGGTTCGTTTCCCGCCCGAAAAGCTGGTTCGCAGCATTGCCGCGGCCATCAAAGCCCAAAACGGATTGATCCTGGTCAATGAAGTGACCACCGGTGTGGGACGCACCGGCAAATGGTTCGGGTACCAGCATTACGGCATCCAGCCGGACATTGTGGCCATGGGTAAAGGCATTGGCAACGGCTATCCTGTCAGCGTGACGGCCGTTTCCAGGCAGGTGGCCGAGAAGGTAGCCCACAGCGGCTTTAAATATGCCCAATCCCACCAGAACGACCCGTTGGGGGCCGCCATCGCCCTGGAAGTGGTGCGGATCATCGATGAAGAAGGCCTTGTCGCGCGCGGGAAAGAAATGGGGGCAATCCTGCTCGATGGCCTTCAAACCATCCAAACACGTACTAAAGCGATCCGGTCCATCCGTGCCCGAGGCTTGATGCTGGCCGTCGATCTCGAAGACAATGACAATTCCGACATCACCCGGGCGGTTCAGCAGGAACTGGTTCGCAAGGGGTACATTCTGGCCCGTCGGCCAGGGTTGAACACGTTGAGAATCGATCCCAGTCTCACCATCGAGAAGCAGGATATCGAAAACTTTCTGGCTGTATTGGAAAAAACGCTGATCCAATTCCAGAATTTGCGGTAA
- a CDS encoding N-acetylmuramoyl-L-alanine amidase: MLDLQVKFKKRGMLAALLILAFLLASPCLATASSHTERAGFQQSIIDYRARLNPKYKKIERKRTDYIIVHTSELGRDLTLRVVSKGKNFRSGGRTHGGHTHYVIARDGRTYRIMDKHWIADHAGRSMWNGQTDLSRVSIGIELVGYHYAPLTDKQYRSVGLLIDILQDVYHLDDKAVLTHSQIAYGRPNRWHKRDHRGRKRCAKNFIRAKAKLGPTWNYDPDVRAGRLVADAQLADVFYGHHTRVAATEESNVISKINTAWLIAGEDFDSRETVYQFPDGRLFSGDQVGKKVGWDRIPAKTVVLLNQTGSMEGLKNDGPVKTIAGGITAWSLAGKLYNHRTTIYFLPTGGIKNGTMISDWDDLPIKTRLIVGYKGPFAVDKKRSAYRIAGAGYKDPKTIYYLPSNRLLGGNKIEDFSQLQAGTLIFLPVAL; this comes from the coding sequence ATGTTAGATTTACAGGTTAAATTCAAAAAACGGGGGATGCTGGCGGCCCTTTTAATCCTGGCCTTTTTATTGGCGTCGCCGTGCCTGGCAACCGCTTCTTCCCATACCGAGCGTGCCGGCTTTCAGCAGTCCATTATCGATTATCGCGCCCGACTCAATCCCAAATACAAGAAAATCGAACGCAAACGAACCGACTACATTATCGTCCACACATCGGAACTGGGGCGGGATCTCACCTTGAGGGTCGTTTCCAAAGGCAAAAACTTTCGCAGTGGAGGGCGCACCCATGGCGGCCACACCCACTATGTCATCGCCCGCGACGGGCGAACCTATCGGATCATGGACAAACACTGGATCGCCGATCATGCCGGGCGCAGCATGTGGAACGGCCAGACCGATCTGAGCCGGGTCTCCATCGGCATCGAACTGGTGGGCTATCACTATGCGCCGTTGACCGACAAACAGTATCGATCAGTAGGCCTTTTGATCGATATTTTGCAGGATGTGTACCATCTGGACGACAAGGCGGTGCTGACCCACAGCCAGATCGCCTATGGAAGGCCCAACCGCTGGCATAAAAGGGACCATCGCGGCAGGAAGCGCTGCGCCAAGAACTTTATCCGTGCCAAAGCCAAGCTTGGACCGACCTGGAACTACGATCCAGACGTGCGCGCCGGACGGCTCGTCGCCGACGCCCAGCTGGCAGACGTATTTTATGGTCACCATACCAGGGTTGCCGCAACCGAGGAAAGCAACGTTATCTCGAAAATCAACACCGCCTGGTTGATCGCCGGAGAGGATTTCGACAGCCGCGAGACGGTTTATCAATTCCCGGATGGGCGTCTTTTCTCCGGGGATCAGGTCGGAAAGAAGGTCGGCTGGGATCGGATACCGGCCAAAACGGTTGTCCTGCTCAACCAGACCGGCAGTATGGAAGGGCTGAAAAACGACGGACCGGTAAAAACCATCGCCGGCGGGATCACGGCGTGGTCTTTGGCCGGCAAATTATACAATCATCGGACAACCATCTATTTTTTACCCACAGGTGGCATCAAGAACGGCACGATGATATCCGACTGGGACGACCTGCCGATCAAGACCCGGCTGATTGTCGGCTACAAGGGACCGTTTGCGGTGGATAAGAAGCGGTCAGCCTATCGCATTGCCGGCGCCGGCTACAAAGACCCCAAAACCATCTACTACCTGCCCTCCAATCGACTGCTCGGCGGCAACAAAATCGAAGACTTCAGCCAGCTCCAGGCCGGGACCCTTATCTTTCTGCCCGTGGCATTGTAA
- a CDS encoding choice-of-anchor U domain-containing protein has product MKATLRSSFTILIRSMATVLFSATLALGANVTLQWDANDPEPEGYRVFARESGASYNYDSPIWESDEASETTCTLIGLTEGTNYYFVVRAYDGDLESADSEEVSYTPAAATVNQAPVAEAGSSQSVYEEAAVTLDGSGSSDADGSIASYLWAQTGGTSVVLSNAATASASFAAPVVDLTGETLTFSLTVTDDEGESDTDTVTVSVLKSSSTDVDGDNVPDVLDLFPEDASEWADNDGDGIGDNADIDDDNDGMSDTWEETYGLNPLTDDADLDADGDGVSNIDEYTADSDPTTVPGNTAPDAPTIEEVSSADTVSLTPVLVTAAYFDADNDDHFKSQWQIGTDSDFDTLIMDKTSKVQLTAYEVGKMVLDVDTAYYWRVRFIDTDNGVSEWSETGSFITIAAETAGDANLDGIPDSQEVGDAVDVNEDGVADSLEGDIMSFATVEGQTIVGVEPTSEGITLVSVESIASDTITDQSVQLGFGLIGFRLYLADGVTTAAVKISFNTRVPADAQLYKYTEENGWQAYSNAVFAANRKSVTIVLVDGGEGDEDGVVNGVIVDPSGISYSTESDSAAVSSTTSDASSSGGGGCFIVTATGLSGTVSAAAAWMTMILLGMGFVLAATVKAAKADLK; this is encoded by the coding sequence ATGAAAGCAACCTTACGATCCTCCTTCACGATCCTGATCCGTTCCATGGCGACCGTACTTTTCAGCGCGACGCTGGCGCTGGGAGCCAACGTGACCCTGCAATGGGACGCCAACGATCCGGAGCCGGAAGGCTACCGGGTCTTCGCACGCGAAAGCGGCGCCAGCTATAATTACGACAGTCCCATCTGGGAAAGCGATGAGGCCAGCGAGACCACCTGCACCCTGATCGGCCTGACCGAGGGCACGAACTACTATTTTGTGGTTCGGGCCTATGACGGCGATCTGGAAAGCGCCGATTCCGAAGAGGTGAGCTACACGCCGGCCGCTGCCACGGTCAACCAGGCACCGGTAGCCGAAGCCGGGTCCAGCCAGAGCGTTTACGAAGAAGCGGCGGTGACCCTGGACGGCTCGGGTTCCAGCGACGCCGACGGCAGCATCGCGAGCTACCTGTGGGCGCAGACCGGCGGAACTTCGGTTGTGCTGAGCAATGCCGCTACGGCTTCGGCCTCGTTTGCCGCCCCGGTCGTCGACCTTACCGGAGAGACCCTGACCTTCAGCCTGACCGTGACCGACGATGAAGGCGAGAGCGATACGGATACCGTTACGGTCAGCGTGCTCAAATCCTCCAGCACCGACGTGGACGGCGACAACGTGCCCGACGTGCTGGACCTTTTCCCCGAGGATGCCAGCGAATGGGCCGACAATGACGGCGACGGCATCGGCGACAACGCCGATATCGACGACGACAACGACGGCATGAGCGACACCTGGGAAGAGACCTACGGCCTGAATCCGCTGACCGACGACGCCGACCTGGATGCCGACGGCGACGGCGTGTCCAACATCGACGAGTACACCGCCGACTCCGATCCGACCACTGTGCCGGGCAACACCGCCCCCGATGCGCCGACCATCGAAGAGGTTTCTTCAGCCGATACGGTTTCGCTGACGCCGGTGCTGGTCACCGCGGCCTACTTCGATGCCGACAACGACGACCACTTCAAGTCCCAGTGGCAGATCGGCACGGACAGCGATTTTGACACCCTGATTATGGACAAGACCAGCAAGGTTCAGCTGACCGCCTACGAAGTCGGCAAGATGGTGCTGGACGTCGATACGGCCTACTACTGGCGGGTCCGCTTCATCGACACGGACAACGGCGTCTCCGAGTGGTCCGAGACCGGCAGCTTCATTACCATCGCCGCAGAGACCGCCGGCGATGCGAACCTCGACGGAATCCCCGACAGCCAGGAAGTGGGTGACGCCGTGGACGTCAACGAAGACGGCGTGGCCGACAGTCTGGAAGGCGACATCATGAGTTTTGCCACGGTGGAAGGGCAGACCATAGTGGGTGTGGAGCCGACCTCCGAGGGGATCACCCTGGTGTCAGTGGAATCCATCGCTTCCGATACGATCACCGATCAATCGGTGCAGCTGGGTTTCGGCCTGATCGGTTTCCGCCTGTACCTGGCCGACGGCGTGACCACGGCCGCGGTGAAGATCTCCTTTAACACCCGTGTGCCCGCCGATGCCCAGCTGTACAAGTACACCGAGGAAAACGGCTGGCAGGCCTATTCCAATGCCGTGTTCGCGGCCAACCGCAAATCGGTCACCATCGTCCTGGTGGACGGCGGCGAAGGCGATGAGGACGGGGTGGTCAACGGCGTGATCGTGGATCCCTCGGGTATCTCCTATAGCACCGAATCCGACAGCGCGGCTGTATCCTCAACCACCAGCGACGCTTCCTCCTCTGGTGGCGGCGGCTGTTTCATCGTCACTGCAACGGGCCTTTCCGGCACGGTTTCTGCGGCTGCTGCTTGGATGACCATGATCCTGCTGGGTATGGGATTTGTCCTTGCCGCGACGGTGAAGGCTGCGAAGGCCGACCTGAAGTAA
- a CDS encoding TetR/AcrR family transcriptional regulator gives MADHRVIPTQVKNKALVAQRRRQIVDASVNLFIEKGFHKTTTRQIAKASGISIGSLYEYIATKEDVLYLVCDAIHAEIERGVADALKRARNGRNPLAEVIREYFMVCHRMNDHILLIYQETQSLPNKYQRAVLENEIRITGIFTGVLAKLIESGELPRISPRQLDLVAHNISVLGHMWTFRRWFLANHYSIDEYIDFQTRSILGMCRESAG, from the coding sequence ATGGCTGATCATCGGGTAATTCCGACCCAGGTAAAAAATAAGGCCTTGGTAGCCCAGCGCCGACGGCAGATCGTGGACGCGTCGGTCAACCTGTTCATCGAAAAGGGATTCCACAAGACCACCACCCGTCAGATTGCCAAAGCCTCCGGCATTTCCATCGGCTCTCTTTACGAATACATTGCTACCAAGGAAGATGTGCTCTATCTGGTGTGCGATGCCATCCATGCCGAGATCGAGCGCGGGGTGGCCGACGCGTTGAAGCGGGCCAGAAACGGCAGGAATCCCCTGGCAGAGGTGATTCGGGAATACTTTATGGTCTGCCACCGCATGAACGACCATATTCTGCTGATCTACCAGGAAACTCAATCGCTGCCCAACAAATATCAGCGAGCGGTGCTGGAAAATGAAATCCGCATCACCGGCATTTTTACCGGTGTACTGGCCAAGCTGATCGAATCCGGCGAACTGCCGCGCATATCCCCCCGGCAACTGGACCTGGTGGCCCATAACATTTCGGTCCTGGGGCACATGTGGACGTTCCGGCGCTGGTTTCTGGCCAACCATTACAGCATTGACGAATATATCGATTTCCAGACCCGCAGCATCCTGGGCATGTGCCGGGAAAGTGCGGGGTAG
- a CDS encoding acyl-CoA dehydrogenase family protein — protein MDFELNKTQKDIQKAVRDFVKGEFDKELAYELEKKHEFPRKIWKKACDLGLIGVHYPEEYSGQGLGSVEDILVVEELCRGDSTIGSAIALSSFASEIIMHYGTEEQKKKYLPAVAEGEMLSAGAFTEPDHGSDITYMNTTAVKDGDEWVVNGGKTFITNGGLAGFYNVLCQTDPDAKPGYRGQSLILVEADREGLSTMDVGDKMGIRMMATAEVTFKDVRVPLKNLIGEEGKGFYHVLHFFDESRIQIAAQALGTAQGAYDRALAYVKQREQFGKKIAQFQVTQHKLADMATKIELARLITYKAAWNFDQGRIDPKLTSMAKMYAARTAVEVADEAIQLLGGYGYMTEYEVERFYRDAKITEIYEGTKEIQKNTIASALIGKLK, from the coding sequence ATGGATTTTGAACTGAACAAAACCCAGAAGGACATTCAAAAAGCGGTCAGGGATTTCGTAAAAGGCGAGTTCGACAAAGAGTTGGCCTACGAGCTGGAAAAAAAGCACGAGTTTCCGCGCAAGATCTGGAAGAAAGCCTGCGACCTGGGCCTCATCGGCGTGCATTATCCCGAAGAATATTCCGGCCAGGGGCTCGGTTCGGTTGAAGATATCCTGGTGGTCGAAGAGCTGTGCCGGGGAGATTCCACCATCGGCAGCGCCATCGCCCTGTCCTCTTTCGCCTCCGAAATCATCATGCATTACGGCACCGAAGAGCAGAAAAAGAAATACCTGCCGGCCGTGGCCGAAGGGGAGATGCTTTCCGCCGGTGCCTTCACCGAACCGGACCATGGATCGGACATTACCTACATGAACACCACGGCCGTTAAAGACGGCGACGAGTGGGTGGTCAACGGGGGCAAAACCTTCATCACCAACGGCGGGCTGGCCGGTTTTTACAATGTATTGTGCCAGACCGATCCCGATGCGAAACCCGGTTACCGCGGCCAGAGCCTGATTCTGGTCGAAGCCGACCGGGAAGGCCTTTCCACCATGGATGTGGGCGACAAGATGGGCATCCGCATGATGGCCACCGCCGAAGTGACCTTCAAGGACGTTCGGGTTCCCTTGAAAAATCTCATCGGCGAGGAGGGCAAGGGCTTTTATCACGTGCTGCATTTTTTCGACGAAAGCCGCATTCAGATTGCCGCCCAGGCACTGGGGACGGCCCAGGGCGCTTACGACCGGGCCCTGGCCTACGTCAAGCAGCGTGAGCAGTTCGGCAAGAAAATCGCCCAGTTCCAGGTAACCCAGCACAAGCTGGCCGACATGGCCACCAAGATCGAACTGGCCCGCCTGATTACCTACAAGGCTGCCTGGAATTTCGATCAGGGGCGCATCGATCCCAAGCTGACCTCGATGGCCAAGATGTACGCGGCCCGCACGGCTGTGGAGGTCGCCGACGAGGCCATCCAGCTTCTGGGCGGCTATGGGTACATGACCGAATACGAAGTGGAACGCTTCTATCGCGATGCCAAGATCACCGAGATTTACGAAGGCACCAAGGAAATCCAGAAAAATACCATTGCCAGTGCGCTGATCGGCAAATTGAAATAA
- the icmF gene encoding fused isobutyryl-CoA mutase/GTPase IcmF gives MNDDIQIYHPKNNVRIVTATSLFDGHDASINIFRRILQSSGAEVIHLGHNRSVKEVVDAAIEEDAQGIAISSYQGGHMEFFTYMVDLLKEGGAGHIKVFGGGGGVIVPEEIKELEAYGVTKIYSPEDGAHMGLQGIINHMIESMDYSRADQASMDLTDLAPDNKLKVANMITALEQAKAKENGHLAKFRQELKSKIGDRIVPVLGITGTGGAGKSSLTDELILRMLHDLKDIRIAIISADPSRRKTGGALLGDRIRMNAIGSPRVYMRSIATRRSHTEIPEALGEVLDVVKAAGYDLVIAETAGIGQGDSHIIDLVDVSMYVMTSDFGAASQLEKIDMLDFADLVVVNKFEKRGGEDAVRDVRKQVQRNRNAFDKNTEDMPVFGTIASKFNDDGVTGLYHALLDTIEEKTGVGFESSLPRVDTKQSTSKTIIIPPERTRYLAEIADTVRQYHSETREQADAIRRVWHLEESANALTKGELQGDAAVLLDRLKKEIAKAREDLDAETEKLVNDWQETKAAYAGDELVYIVRGKEIRVPLTTESLSRQKIPKISLPRYEDPGEIYTWLRRENLPGYFPYTAGVFPMKRVGEDPTRMFAGEGDPARTNRRFKMLSANSEAKRLSTAFDSVTLYGYDPDRRPDIYGKVGNSGVSVCTLDDVKVLYGGFELCAPSTSVSMTINGPAPIMLAMFLNTAIDQQVDKYTEEKGKQPSAEEYENIKTKVLENVRGTVQADILKEDQGQNTCIFSIDFALKMMGDIQEYFIEKNVRNFYSVSISGYHIAEAGANPISQLAFTLSNGFTYLEYYLSRGMPLDSFAPNLSFFFSNGMDPEYTVIGRVARRIWSIALREKYGASVRSQMLKYHIQTSGRSLHSQDIQFNDIRTTLQALCAIYDNAQSLHTNAFDEAITTPTEESVRRALAIQLIINREWGLAKNENPYQGSFIVDDLTDLVEEAVLMEYDRITARGGVLGAMETGYQRSKIQEESIYYEILKHSGEYPIVGVNTFRDPHADGDDMLEGISCIDLARATTEEKESQLSRLKDFQARNADKAPEALERLQKVALSGDNIFAELMETVKTCSLGQITGALYDVGGQYRRNM, from the coding sequence ATGAACGACGACATCCAGATTTACCATCCCAAGAACAATGTGAGAATCGTAACGGCAACTTCCCTTTTCGACGGGCACGATGCCTCGATTAATATCTTCCGACGCATTCTGCAAAGCTCCGGCGCCGAAGTGATCCATCTGGGGCACAACCGTTCCGTCAAAGAGGTGGTCGATGCCGCCATCGAAGAGGACGCCCAGGGCATCGCCATCTCCAGCTACCAGGGCGGGCATATGGAGTTTTTCACCTACATGGTGGATCTGCTCAAGGAGGGCGGCGCCGGCCACATCAAGGTTTTCGGAGGCGGTGGGGGTGTCATCGTTCCCGAGGAGATCAAGGAACTGGAAGCCTACGGGGTGACCAAGATCTACTCGCCCGAGGACGGCGCCCACATGGGGCTGCAGGGTATCATCAATCACATGATCGAATCGATGGACTACTCCCGGGCCGATCAGGCTTCCATGGACCTGACGGACCTGGCCCCGGACAACAAGCTGAAGGTGGCCAACATGATCACGGCCCTGGAGCAGGCCAAGGCCAAGGAAAACGGCCATCTGGCCAAATTCCGCCAGGAGCTGAAATCAAAAATCGGCGACCGGATCGTGCCCGTTCTAGGCATCACCGGCACCGGCGGCGCCGGCAAGTCCTCTCTGACCGACGAACTGATCCTGCGCATGCTGCACGACCTCAAGGATATCCGCATTGCCATCATCAGTGCCGATCCTTCCCGGCGTAAGACCGGCGGGGCCCTGCTGGGCGACCGCATCCGCATGAACGCCATCGGCAGCCCCCGCGTGTATATGCGGTCCATCGCCACCCGCAGATCCCATACGGAAATTCCCGAAGCTTTGGGCGAGGTGCTGGATGTGGTCAAGGCGGCCGGCTACGATCTGGTGATCGCCGAAACCGCAGGCATCGGACAGGGGGATTCTCACATTATCGATCTGGTAGACGTCTCCATGTATGTCATGACCAGCGACTTTGGCGCTGCCTCCCAGCTGGAGAAGATCGACATGCTGGATTTTGCCGATCTGGTGGTGGTCAATAAATTCGAGAAGCGCGGGGGCGAGGATGCCGTCCGCGATGTTCGCAAACAGGTCCAGCGCAATCGAAATGCCTTCGATAAAAACACGGAGGACATGCCGGTTTTCGGAACCATCGCTTCCAAGTTCAACGACGACGGGGTTACCGGCCTGTATCACGCCCTGCTGGACACCATCGAAGAGAAAACAGGGGTCGGATTCGAATCGAGCCTGCCCCGCGTGGATACCAAGCAGTCCACCTCCAAGACCATTATCATTCCGCCGGAGCGCACCCGCTACCTGGCCGAGATTGCCGATACGGTTCGGCAGTACCATAGTGAGACCAGAGAACAGGCCGACGCCATACGGCGGGTCTGGCACCTGGAAGAGAGCGCCAATGCGTTGACCAAAGGCGAACTGCAAGGCGATGCAGCCGTTTTGCTGGATCGCCTCAAAAAGGAAATCGCCAAGGCCCGCGAGGATCTGGACGCCGAAACCGAGAAGCTGGTCAACGACTGGCAAGAGACCAAAGCAGCCTATGCCGGCGACGAACTGGTCTACATCGTTCGGGGCAAGGAGATTCGGGTGCCTTTGACTACCGAGTCGCTCTCCCGCCAGAAAATTCCCAAGATTTCCCTGCCGCGCTACGAGGACCCCGGGGAGATTTACACCTGGTTGAGAAGAGAGAATCTTCCGGGATACTTTCCTTACACCGCGGGCGTATTTCCTATGAAGCGGGTGGGCGAAGACCCCACACGCATGTTCGCCGGCGAAGGGGACCCGGCACGCACCAACCGCCGCTTCAAGATGCTTTCGGCCAACAGTGAAGCCAAACGGCTTTCCACGGCTTTCGATTCGGTGACTCTTTACGGCTACGATCCGGACCGGCGTCCGGACATCTACGGCAAGGTGGGCAACTCCGGGGTGAGCGTCTGCACCCTGGACGATGTCAAGGTGCTGTACGGTGGCTTCGAGCTTTGCGCACCCAGCACATCGGTCTCTATGACCATCAACGGGCCGGCGCCCATCATGCTGGCCATGTTTCTTAACACGGCCATTGACCAGCAGGTGGACAAATACACCGAGGAAAAAGGAAAGCAGCCCTCTGCGGAAGAGTACGAGAACATCAAGACCAAAGTTTTAGAAAACGTGCGCGGGACCGTGCAGGCCGACATTCTGAAGGAAGACCAGGGCCAGAACACCTGCATTTTTTCTATCGACTTCGCCCTGAAGATGATGGGGGACATCCAGGAGTACTTTATCGAAAAAAACGTTCGCAACTTCTACTCGGTCTCGATCTCCGGATACCATATCGCCGAAGCCGGGGCCAATCCCATCAGCCAACTGGCCTTCACGCTGTCCAACGGCTTCACCTACCTGGAATACTACCTCTCCCGCGGCATGCCGTTGGACAGCTTCGCGCCCAACCTCTCTTTCTTTTTCTCAAATGGCATGGACCCCGAATATACGGTCATCGGCCGGGTGGCCCGCCGTATCTGGTCCATCGCCCTGCGGGAGAAATACGGCGCTTCGGTGCGCAGCCAGATGCTCAAGTACCATATCCAGACTTCCGGCCGCAGCCTGCACAGCCAGGATATCCAGTTCAACGATATTCGTACAACCCTCCAGGCCCTGTGCGCCATTTACGACAACGCCCAGAGCCTGCACACCAACGCTTTCGACGAGGCCATTACCACCCCGACGGAGGAGTCGGTGCGACGTGCGCTGGCCATCCAACTGATCATCAACCGCGAGTGGGGGCTGGCCAAAAACGAAAATCCCTACCAGGGCAGCTTCATCGTCGACGATCTCACCGATCTGGTGGAAGAAGCCGTGCTCATGGAATATGATCGGATCACCGCCCGCGGCGGCGTGTTGGGCGCCATGGAGACCGGCTACCAGCGCAGCAAGATCCAGGAAGAGTCTATCTACTACGAAATACTCAAACATTCCGGTGAGTATCCCATCGTGGGTGTCAACACATTCCGCGATCCCCACGCCGACGGTGACGATATGCTGGAAGGCATTTCCTGTATCGACCTGGCCCGGGCCACGACAGAGGAAAAGGAGTCCCAGCTCTCCCGCTTGAAAGACTTCCAGGCCCGCAACGCGGACAAAGCGCCCGAGGCATTGGAGCGGCTGCAGAAAGTGGCCCTGTCCGGCGACAACATTTTCGCCGAACTGATGGAGACTGTTAAAACATGCAGTTTGGGTCAGATTACCGGGGCGTTGTATGATGTGGGTGGGCAGTATCGGAGAAATATGTAA